One Gammaproteobacteria bacterium DNA segment encodes these proteins:
- a CDS encoding DEAD/DEAH box helicase family protein: MVDFKKRLKNKTLPKKINPLEIYASLDRSSETGPLRPSQERVLSEWFSSRKDEKNNIIKLHTGEGKTLIGLLLLYSKINSNDGPCLYICPNIYLAEQVRQEAVKFGIPICEIDQGNNLPEEFLSGSKILITHVQKVFNGKTIFGLGNQSVNIGAIILDDSHACIDSIKDSLTIKVGEDHELYKKVISIFEEDIKGQGEGSFLEIETGDYNTMLPIPYWSWYEKRDEITKSIINCKNDVEVKFVWPVIKDQVANCQAFISGQSLEISPTLMPIDSFGTFSRARCRVLMSATTQDDSFFIKGLGFDIKSVEDPLTNKELKWSGEKMILIPSLISEDLDRDSVIHWLAKTNSSRQFGIVSLVPSFKKKVQYEKIGARVATSSNIFQVVKALKEGHYRQTVVFVNRYDGLDLPDNACRILIIDSKPYFDSLADRYEEDCRPDSDIVNIRIAQKVEQGLGRSVRGEKDYSIIVLVGGDLVKFVKSPLSNKYFSDQTRNQLEIGIQVASFATEEADDEEPYKVLVNLMNQVIGRDEGWKEYYAELMGNISTTEERKDIYEILQIEYDAERQFIGGNSDKACELMQELCDKFSVNDLERAWYLQQLARYKYRTSKVDSIKIQKTAFMNNLQLLKPTEGINYKKIEFVNENRVKRIKEWMRQYQNYQEMMISLEGILQNLSFGMPSEKFEAALRELGKSIGFMSQRPDKEIKKGPDNLWCGVENQYILMECKNEVEDTRSEISKHEAGQMNTHAAWFESIYGDAKCKRIIIIPTIKLSYHADFTHPVEVMRKNALNKLKNNVKSFFKEFAQYVWLDVSDHKIQELITAHELDVRSITNKYSEAYKKNFK; the protein is encoded by the coding sequence ATGGTTGATTTTAAAAAAAGATTAAAAAATAAAACGCTTCCAAAGAAAATCAATCCGCTGGAAATTTATGCTTCACTTGATCGAAGCAGTGAAACTGGCCCACTCCGCCCCTCACAGGAACGTGTGCTGTCAGAATGGTTCTCTTCCCGGAAAGATGAAAAAAATAATATTATCAAGCTGCATACTGGCGAAGGGAAAACTCTGATTGGGTTATTGCTGTTATACTCGAAAATAAATTCTAACGATGGACCTTGTTTGTATATTTGTCCGAACATATACCTCGCCGAACAGGTTCGACAGGAAGCTGTAAAATTTGGGATACCAATTTGCGAAATTGACCAAGGCAACAATCTCCCAGAAGAATTTCTTAGTGGGTCTAAAATATTAATAACTCATGTGCAAAAAGTTTTTAACGGGAAAACCATTTTTGGTTTAGGAAATCAGTCTGTCAATATCGGAGCAATTATTCTTGATGATTCTCACGCATGTATTGATTCGATAAAAGATTCGCTAACAATCAAAGTTGGAGAGGATCATGAGCTATACAAGAAGGTTATTTCTATTTTTGAGGAAGACATAAAAGGGCAAGGAGAAGGAAGTTTCCTGGAAATCGAAACCGGCGATTATAATACTATGCTTCCAATTCCTTATTGGAGCTGGTACGAAAAGCGTGACGAAATCACAAAATCAATAATTAATTGCAAAAATGATGTAGAAGTTAAATTTGTATGGCCTGTAATTAAAGATCAAGTAGCCAATTGTCAGGCTTTCATTTCAGGCCAATCACTAGAAATCTCACCTACATTAATGCCGATAGATAGTTTCGGGACATTCTCAAGGGCAAGATGTCGAGTGCTAATGTCTGCAACCACCCAAGATGATTCGTTCTTTATAAAAGGGTTGGGGTTTGACATCAAATCTGTTGAAGACCCTCTGACCAATAAGGAACTCAAATGGTCGGGTGAAAAAATGATATTAATCCCTTCTTTGATTAGTGAGGATCTTGATCGAGATTCAGTTATCCATTGGTTGGCAAAGACCAATTCCTCACGTCAATTTGGTATAGTTTCCCTCGTGCCAAGCTTCAAAAAAAAGGTTCAATATGAAAAAATCGGTGCCAGAGTTGCGACTAGTAGTAATATTTTTCAAGTAGTTAAGGCGCTAAAAGAAGGGCATTATCGCCAAACTGTCGTATTCGTGAATAGATATGATGGATTGGATTTGCCTGATAATGCATGTCGCATCTTGATTATAGATTCCAAACCATACTTTGATTCGCTTGCGGACAGATATGAGGAAGATTGTCGCCCTGATAGCGATATCGTAAACATCCGTATTGCCCAAAAGGTTGAACAAGGATTGGGGCGTAGCGTAAGAGGTGAAAAAGATTACAGTATAATTGTATTAGTGGGGGGCGACCTAGTCAAATTTGTCAAAAGCCCTCTAAGCAACAAGTATTTTTCAGATCAAACTCGAAATCAACTTGAAATTGGGATTCAAGTGGCGTCATTTGCGACTGAAGAAGCCGATGATGAAGAACCATATAAGGTGTTAGTAAATCTAATGAACCAAGTAATAGGGAGAGATGAGGGTTGGAAAGAATATTATGCAGAGTTAATGGGCAATATCTCGACAACAGAGGAACGGAAGGACATCTATGAAATATTGCAAATAGAATATGATGCTGAAAGACAATTCATTGGTGGAAACTCTGATAAAGCTTGCGAATTAATGCAGGAATTGTGTGACAAGTTTAGTGTCAATGATTTGGAGCGAGCGTGGTACCTACAGCAACTTGCTAGGTACAAGTATCGAACTAGCAAAGTTGATTCAATAAAAATACAAAAAACTGCATTTATGAATAACCTTCAACTCCTTAAACCCACTGAGGGAATCAATTACAAAAAGATTGAATTCGTTAATGAAAATAGGGTTAAGAGAATAAAAGAGTGGATGAGACAATATCAAAACTACCAGGAAATGATGATATCATTGGAGGGAATTCTTCAGAATTTATCCTTCGGTATGCCATCTGAGAAGTTCGAAGCCGCATTAAGAGAATTAGGGAAGTCTATTGGCTTTATGAGCCAGCGACCCGATAAAGAAATAAAAAAAGGGCCTGATAATCTTTGGTGCGGAGTGGAAAATCAATATATTCTGATGGAATGTAAAAACGAAGTGGAGGACACTAGATCTGAAATCTCGAAACACGAAGCAGGGCAAATGAATACCCATGCGGCGTGGTTCGAAAGTATTTATGGTGATGCGAAGTGCAAGCGAATTATTATTATCCCGACTATTAAGCTCTCGTACCATGCCGATTTCACACATCCTGTTGAGGTAATGCGAAAGAATGCTTTGAATAAACTAAAGAATAATGTGAAGAGCTTCTTCAAAGAGTTTGCTCAATATGTTTGGTTGGATGTAAGCGATCATAAAATTCAAGAACTAATAACTGCACATGAATTGGACGTGCGCAGTATAACTAACAAATATTCAGAAGCTTATAAAAAAAATTTTAAATGA